The proteins below are encoded in one region of Candidatus Thiodiazotropha sp. LNASS1:
- a CDS encoding FMN-binding glutamate synthase family protein, producing the protein MMTAVTESWVFTIFEILSVMFVFLLGMGVLTLIVLYIIDITQTQQTIRRNYPVIGRFRYFFEHLGEFFRQYFFAMDREEMPFNRAERSWAYRAAKNESNTIAFGSTRDLRPTGSVLFVNCPYPTLGEDAVPATEVVIGPGCKTPYTTDSLINISGMSYGALSVPAIRALSAGARQAGCWMNTGEGGLSPYHLEGGADLVFQIGTAKFGVRDREGNLSDERLMEIAAHDTVRMFEIKLSQGAKPGKGGILPAAKVTREIAQIRGIEEGRDAISPNRHPDINCADDLLNMIERIRRVSGKPVGFKTVVGAYGWLETLFETINKRGPACAPDFITVDGADGGTGAAPMALMDYVGLPLSESLPMVIDMLCEYGLRERVKVVSSGKLITPAGVAWALAVGADFVASARGFMFALGCIQALQCNKNTCPTGITTHNPKLQRGLVSSDKAVRVANYVKNMNYEVGLLAHSCGVREPRELKRFHARIVMENGKSMPLDVLYPPKSPASA; encoded by the coding sequence ATGATGACAGCAGTCACAGAAAGCTGGGTATTCACGATATTCGAGATACTGTCGGTTATGTTTGTTTTCCTTCTCGGAATGGGGGTACTCACATTGATCGTTCTCTACATCATCGATATCACCCAAACTCAGCAGACCATCCGACGCAACTACCCGGTGATTGGTCGATTTCGCTATTTCTTCGAACATCTGGGTGAATTTTTCCGCCAATACTTTTTCGCCATGGACAGGGAGGAGATGCCTTTCAACCGGGCTGAACGGTCCTGGGCCTATCGGGCCGCAAAGAATGAAAGCAACACCATTGCATTTGGGTCGACCCGGGATCTGCGGCCAACCGGCTCCGTACTCTTTGTCAACTGCCCCTACCCGACCCTGGGCGAGGATGCGGTACCGGCGACGGAGGTGGTTATCGGCCCGGGTTGTAAGACACCCTATACAACCGACTCCCTTATCAATATCTCCGGGATGAGTTACGGCGCCTTGTCGGTACCCGCGATACGCGCTCTATCAGCCGGCGCCCGGCAAGCGGGATGCTGGATGAATACCGGCGAGGGGGGTCTGTCACCCTACCATCTCGAAGGCGGTGCGGACCTGGTATTTCAAATAGGCACTGCCAAATTCGGTGTGCGCGACCGGGAAGGAAACCTCTCTGACGAACGGCTGATGGAGATTGCCGCGCATGACACAGTACGCATGTTTGAAATCAAACTCAGTCAAGGTGCTAAGCCGGGGAAAGGCGGCATACTGCCCGCCGCTAAAGTCACTCGTGAGATTGCGCAAATTCGCGGTATCGAAGAGGGCCGGGATGCAATCAGCCCCAATCGACACCCTGACATCAATTGCGCGGATGACCTGCTGAACATGATCGAACGGATCCGGCGCGTTAGCGGAAAACCTGTCGGTTTCAAGACCGTAGTCGGGGCCTATGGCTGGCTGGAAACGCTGTTCGAAACGATTAATAAAAGAGGCCCGGCATGCGCACCCGACTTTATCACGGTTGACGGAGCAGACGGCGGAACAGGCGCAGCTCCCATGGCGTTGATGGATTATGTGGGATTGCCGCTCAGCGAGAGCCTGCCCATGGTCATCGACATGCTGTGCGAATATGGCCTGAGAGAGCGTGTCAAGGTTGTCAGCTCCGGCAAGCTGATTACCCCTGCAGGGGTAGCCTGGGCATTAGCTGTCGGCGCCGATTTCGTCGCTTCCGCCAGAGGGTTCATGTTCGCCCTGGGCTGCATCCAGGCATTGCAGTGCAATAAGAACACTTGCCCGACAGGTATCACCACGCATAATCCGAAACTCCAGCGTGGATTGGTATCCAGCGACAAAGCCGTACGCGTGGCCAACTATGTAAAGAACATGAACTATGAGGTCGGCCTCCTGGCACACTCATGTGGCGTACGGGAGCCTCGGGAACTGAAACGCTTTCATGCGAGAATAGTGATGGAAAATGGGAAGTCCATGCCGCTGGATGTCCTCTATCCACCAAAATCACCTGCTTCAGCCTGA
- the birA gene encoding bifunctional biotin--[acetyl-CoA-carboxylase] ligase/biotin operon repressor BirA — protein MYRHHDLIHRLADGRFHSGQELGRLLDVTRSSVWKKLKQLKEEYNLEIDAVTGRGYRLREPLDLLNHDAILKLLSDVDDEAPPALVLHASIDSTNSWLMKQAASGAESGTVCLAEQQLAGKGRHGRKWISPFGRNIYFSMLWHFEHPPMQIAGLSLASAIAIVRLLHELNCDQAGLKWPNDILWQGKKLAGLLLEITGEASGPSQIVIGVGLNTRLGSHGGDIDQPWIDLDSIPNITRPTRSELASRMIQHLRDVIRQYQSDGMQSFLDEWHRHDLLLGREVEIRSHSQVHAGEHLGIDLNGAIRLRCNGKEQSFHAGEVSLRQLVDERR, from the coding sequence ATGTACCGGCATCATGATTTAATTCATAGATTGGCGGATGGACGGTTTCACTCAGGTCAGGAGTTGGGACGTCTGTTGGACGTGACGCGCTCTTCAGTTTGGAAAAAACTCAAACAATTGAAGGAGGAATATAATCTCGAGATCGATGCGGTGACAGGGAGAGGATATCGCTTGCGTGAACCGCTTGATCTTCTGAATCATGACGCCATTCTTAAACTACTGAGCGATGTCGATGATGAGGCGCCACCGGCATTGGTTCTGCACGCCTCTATAGATTCCACCAACAGTTGGTTGATGAAGCAGGCAGCTTCGGGTGCTGAGTCAGGGACCGTATGCCTGGCGGAACAGCAATTGGCTGGTAAGGGCAGGCATGGTCGTAAGTGGATCTCACCTTTCGGTAGAAATATCTATTTCTCAATGTTGTGGCATTTCGAACATCCGCCGATGCAGATTGCGGGACTCAGCTTGGCTTCGGCTATTGCGATTGTGCGCTTGTTGCATGAGCTGAACTGTGATCAGGCCGGACTTAAATGGCCTAATGATATATTGTGGCAAGGCAAAAAATTGGCCGGTCTTCTCCTGGAAATAACGGGGGAGGCCAGTGGTCCCTCGCAGATTGTTATCGGTGTCGGTCTGAATACCCGGTTGGGCAGTCATGGCGGTGATATAGACCAACCGTGGATCGATCTGGATTCTATTCCAAATATCACCAGGCCGACCCGCAGCGAACTGGCATCTAGGATGATCCAACATCTGAGAGATGTGATACGGCAGTATCAGTCCGATGGTATGCAATCATTTCTTGATGAGTGGCATAGGCATGATCTGCTATTGGGTCGAGAGGTGGAAATTCGCAGCCATAGCCAGGTCCACGCGGGGGAACATTTGGGAATTGATCTGAATGGAGCGATCCGGTTGCGATGCAATGGCAAGGAGCAGTCATTTCACGCCGGTGAGGTGAGTCTTCGGCAACTGGTTGATGAAAGAAGATGA
- a CDS encoding M61 family metallopeptidase translates to MIEYKLSFKSPQAHLFEVELTVKQPDTNGQIIYLPGWIRGSYMVRDFARNIVSIQALSGSEPIELVKLDKQSWRVSSVAGELRIVYTVYAWELTVRTAYFDTEQAYINGPCLFLGVTGFENESCRLSIDRPGESYAEEWRLATAMPAEHIDEAGFGNYLCDCYEALIDYPIEAGDFSDADFMVNDQRHRLVISGVHDAELQRFCSDLGRICHEQVELFGELPISHYLFLLQVVGNGYGGLEHRNSTSLMIGRDDLPKRGDEGVTTGYRKLLALCSHEYFHLWNVKRITPEVFLQQGTAAEVYTRQLWIFEGITSYYDELILVRSGVIERKAYFEMMAETITRVMRNSGRHKQTLEESSFDAWTKFYKQDENAPNAIVSYYAKGALFALLLDLSIRLQSDNSCSLDDVMREMWQRYGRRSVGVPEDGFEKLVVEVTSLDLQPLFDLGVRSTEELPLAEILAEFAVELHLLPAKSSEDQGRVVTEPPKVAPAKPVLGAKWKQLEKRIRILQVFDGGGAQQAGLAAGDEIVAVDGLSMNAKQMEQYIARQQEGVSIEMHVFRRDELKVIHFTAHPAEADTCTIYLPQHPGSIQQQRLNNWLKGHVPAS, encoded by the coding sequence ATGATTGAGTACAAGCTAAGCTTCAAATCACCCCAAGCGCATCTGTTTGAAGTCGAGCTAACCGTGAAGCAGCCCGATACCAATGGGCAGATAATCTACCTTCCCGGCTGGATACGTGGTAGCTACATGGTGCGTGATTTCGCCCGCAATATAGTATCCATCCAGGCATTGTCAGGAAGTGAACCTATTGAGCTGGTCAAGCTTGACAAGCAGAGTTGGCGTGTATCATCGGTGGCAGGTGAACTGCGTATCGTGTACACGGTTTATGCTTGGGAACTGACCGTCAGAACTGCGTATTTCGATACCGAACAAGCATATATCAATGGACCGTGTCTGTTCTTAGGCGTCACTGGATTTGAAAATGAGTCCTGCAGGCTGAGTATTGATCGTCCGGGGGAGAGTTATGCCGAAGAGTGGCGTCTGGCTACCGCTATGCCGGCGGAGCATATCGATGAAGCAGGGTTTGGTAACTACCTCTGTGATTGTTATGAAGCACTGATCGACTATCCCATTGAGGCAGGAGATTTTAGCGACGCTGACTTCATGGTGAATGATCAACGGCATCGATTGGTTATCAGCGGTGTACATGACGCTGAATTGCAGCGGTTTTGCAGTGATTTAGGTCGGATCTGCCATGAACAGGTGGAGCTGTTCGGTGAATTGCCGATATCGCATTATCTCTTTTTACTTCAAGTGGTCGGTAATGGTTATGGAGGATTGGAACACCGTAACTCCACCAGCCTTATGATTGGCAGGGACGATCTGCCAAAACGGGGCGATGAAGGCGTCACAACCGGTTATCGAAAACTGTTGGCACTCTGCAGTCATGAGTATTTCCACCTTTGGAACGTCAAGCGGATAACACCGGAAGTATTTCTGCAACAGGGGACAGCAGCAGAGGTGTACACCCGTCAGTTATGGATTTTTGAGGGGATCACGTCCTATTACGATGAACTGATCCTTGTCAGGAGCGGCGTGATTGAGCGAAAGGCCTACTTTGAAATGATGGCGGAAACAATCACGCGTGTGATGAGAAACAGCGGGAGACATAAACAAACCCTGGAGGAGTCGAGTTTCGATGCCTGGACAAAATTCTATAAACAGGACGAGAACGCGCCCAATGCGATCGTAAGTTACTATGCCAAAGGTGCCCTGTTCGCCCTCCTGCTCGATTTGAGCATACGCCTGCAGAGTGACAACTCATGTTCACTTGATGATGTAATGCGCGAGATGTGGCAACGATATGGTCGTCGCTCAGTGGGTGTTCCGGAGGATGGATTTGAAAAACTCGTGGTTGAAGTGACATCCCTGGATCTGCAGCCACTGTTTGATCTTGGGGTCCGTTCAACAGAGGAGTTACCACTTGCCGAGATCTTGGCCGAGTTTGCTGTAGAGCTTCATCTGCTTCCCGCTAAATCCAGTGAGGATCAGGGCAGGGTGGTAACAGAACCGCCAAAGGTCGCTCCAGCCAAACCGGTATTGGGCGCTAAATGGAAACAGTTGGAAAAGAGGATTCGGATTTTGCAGGTATTTGATGGTGGTGGAGCTCAGCAGGCAGGGCTGGCGGCGGGTGACGAGATCGTTGCCGTAGATGGGTTGAGCATGAATGCAAAACAGATGGAACAATACATCGCCAGGCAACAGGAGGGAGTATCTATTGAGATGCATGTATTTCGCAGGGATGAGTTAAAAGTTATCCATTTCACTGCGCATCCGGCTGAGGCCGATACCTGTACCATCTATCTCCCCCAACATCCCGGCAGCATTCAGCAGCAGCGTCTTAATAACTGGTTAAAGGGCCATGTACCGGCATCATGA
- a CDS encoding DUF692 domain-containing protein → MSEFIGGQRPFLGYGLGLRRQHYDDVLESRPDVDWFEIISENYMVDGGKPLHYLSRIRELYPMVMHGVSMSIGSIEPLDYTYLKKLKALIERVEPEWFSDHLCWTGVNKLNLHDLLPLPYTEEALDHVVERINRVQDYLGRQMLLENVSSYISYSESQLSEWEFLREVAERADCLVLLDINNIYVSAYNHNFDPSDFVQAMPSKRIYQIHLAGHTQEENLIIDTHDHPIADPVYELYAEAIQRFGRVSTMIERDDNIPPLADLLQELDRVRRIGETSFEDQVA, encoded by the coding sequence GTGAGCGAATTTATAGGTGGTCAAAGGCCTTTTCTCGGTTATGGATTGGGTCTGCGCAGACAGCACTACGATGACGTGCTCGAGTCGAGGCCGGATGTCGACTGGTTTGAGATTATATCCGAGAATTACATGGTGGACGGGGGTAAGCCGCTTCATTACTTGAGTCGAATCCGTGAGCTTTATCCAATGGTTATGCATGGCGTGTCGATGTCTATCGGCAGTATAGAACCACTGGATTATACCTATCTGAAAAAACTCAAGGCGCTGATAGAAAGGGTGGAGCCTGAGTGGTTTTCCGATCACCTCTGCTGGACCGGTGTGAACAAACTGAATTTGCACGATCTGTTGCCCTTGCCCTATACAGAAGAGGCGCTTGATCATGTGGTAGAGCGTATCAACAGAGTGCAGGACTATCTGGGGCGGCAGATGCTGTTGGAAAATGTATCGAGTTACATTAGCTATAGTGAATCTCAATTGAGTGAATGGGAGTTTCTGCGCGAAGTTGCGGAGCGCGCCGACTGTCTTGTGTTGCTGGATATCAACAATATCTATGTCAGCGCCTATAACCATAATTTCGATCCCTCTGATTTTGTACAGGCGATGCCCAGTAAACGTATCTATCAGATTCATCTGGCAGGCCATACCCAAGAGGAAAACCTGATCATAGATACCCATGATCACCCTATCGCAGATCCGGTTTATGAGTTATACGCAGAGGCTATTCAGCGCTTTGGCCGTGTCAGTACGATGATCGAACGCGATGACAATATACCGCCACTTGCGGATTTGCTGCAGGAACTTGATCGTGTGCGGCGTATCGGTGAAACCAGCTTTGAAGATCAGGTAGCATAA
- a CDS encoding 2Fe-2S iron-sulfur cluster-binding protein, protein MGDLIIITAILALAIFSAGIRLLLRRDKTLLDSGESSAVESSTYINGICDEAIDRPPIEPALDVIVNFSESGKCYRWIQSHDSLLEFAESRGVEVESLCRAGECGSCRTRLVQGEVEYTQVPAINPGRGYCLLCISKPKTDLILEK, encoded by the coding sequence ATGGGCGATTTAATCATAATTACCGCCATTTTGGCTCTGGCGATCTTCTCGGCGGGGATTCGTTTGTTGCTGCGGCGAGACAAGACTCTGCTCGATTCCGGAGAGAGTTCTGCTGTTGAATCATCCACTTATATAAATGGCATTTGTGATGAGGCGATAGATAGACCACCGATTGAACCTGCATTGGATGTGATCGTTAACTTTAGCGAAAGTGGTAAGTGCTATCGTTGGATCCAATCACATGACTCCTTGCTGGAATTCGCTGAATCCAGGGGTGTTGAAGTTGAATCTCTATGCCGGGCGGGAGAGTGTGGTTCCTGTCGTACCAGGCTTGTCCAAGGTGAAGTCGAATATACTCAAGTGCCGGCCATCAATCCCGGGCGTGGTTACTGTCTGTTATGTATCTCAAAACCAAAAACGGATCTGATACTGGAAAAATAA
- a CDS encoding type III pantothenate kinase yields the protein MKLYVDIGNSAIKWATEDDLHVDILHQAESRNLPAAIEQAWLKLKKPEAVYIASVRQQDIDAKLLGWIERHWQIMPLFAETRQREYGVTNGYKQPGQLGVDRWLALIAARALSELPQIVVDCGSATTIDAMDGEGRHIGGIILPGLRVFAHCLRQNTDIPHYDTGEIGDCFATDTASGILTGAIVAQCATVEKLYQTLQAREMGDVLCVVTGGDAELLTRHLEVSHQVVHGLVLGGLRLQSGQAG from the coding sequence ATGAAACTCTATGTTGATATAGGCAACTCGGCCATCAAATGGGCAACCGAAGATGACCTGCACGTTGATATCCTGCATCAGGCGGAATCACGCAATCTCCCAGCTGCGATTGAACAGGCCTGGCTTAAATTGAAGAAGCCAGAAGCGGTCTATATCGCCAGTGTGCGCCAACAGGATATTGATGCGAAACTGCTGGGCTGGATTGAACGGCATTGGCAGATAATGCCGTTATTCGCTGAAACACGGCAGCGGGAGTACGGAGTAACAAACGGATATAAACAGCCTGGTCAACTGGGTGTCGACCGTTGGTTGGCACTTATCGCGGCGCGTGCCCTTTCGGAATTACCCCAGATTGTCGTAGACTGCGGTTCAGCGACAACGATCGATGCCATGGACGGAGAGGGACGACATATCGGTGGTATCATCTTGCCGGGATTGCGGGTATTTGCCCATTGTCTGAGACAAAATACCGATATCCCGCATTATGATACCGGTGAGATTGGCGATTGCTTCGCTACCGATACCGCATCCGGCATCCTTACAGGCGCCATTGTGGCTCAATGTGCGACCGTGGAAAAACTGTATCAAACACTGCAGGCACGGGAAATGGGTGATGTCCTTTGCGTTGTTACGGGTGGCGATGCGGAATTGTTGACACGCCACCTTGAAGTGTCCCACCAAGTCGTACATGGTCTGGTTCTGGGCGGGTTGCGTTTACAGTCTGGTCAAGCGGGGTAG
- a CDS encoding DUF2063 domain-containing protein, translating into MKHLGELQSRFQRFILEPGNENQISWVNGGGRTSAQYQLSVYANAYVARLKEVMTNDYPAVSMAISGDHFDLLTEGYIQQHPSRFFSLRDFGCRFPDYLNEQVETNHDIHDLAWLPELAKFEWTLGQAFDAADCELVTEQEMASIAADAWPMLRFGFCPSVRRIDLEWNVPTIWKALTADPPLEVEPICTQTHSDAWLIWRQDLVTRFRSLEEDEQLALDSLRNGSTFEDACEILASRIDLDSVSMRAAGLLKGWIRQGLITEIISAS; encoded by the coding sequence ATGAAACACCTGGGTGAATTACAGTCACGATTTCAGCGGTTTATACTGGAGCCTGGAAATGAAAACCAGATCTCATGGGTAAACGGAGGGGGTCGTACGTCTGCACAGTATCAGCTTTCCGTTTATGCGAATGCCTATGTCGCACGTTTGAAAGAGGTGATGACGAATGACTATCCCGCCGTCAGCATGGCAATCAGCGGTGATCATTTCGATCTCCTCACAGAAGGGTACATACAGCAACACCCTTCACGCTTTTTCAGTCTTCGCGATTTCGGCTGCCGATTTCCTGACTATCTAAACGAGCAGGTTGAAACGAATCATGACATCCATGATTTAGCCTGGCTACCAGAACTGGCAAAGTTTGAATGGACATTAGGACAGGCATTCGATGCCGCGGATTGTGAACTCGTTACGGAGCAGGAAATGGCATCCATAGCAGCTGATGCATGGCCGATGCTGAGGTTTGGGTTTTGCCCGAGCGTCCGCCGCATCGACCTTGAATGGAATGTGCCAACCATTTGGAAGGCGCTTACCGCGGATCCGCCACTCGAAGTTGAACCGATCTGTACACAGACACATAGTGACGCTTGGTTGATCTGGCGTCAGGATCTGGTCACACGATTCCGTTCCCTTGAGGAGGACGAACAGTTGGCCCTCGATTCTCTGCGCAACGGCTCTACCTTCGAAGATGCATGTGAAATACTGGCGAGTCGGATTGATCTGGATAGTGTATCGATGCGGGCGGCGGGTTTGCTAAAAGGCTGGATTCGACAAGGCTTGATAACCGAGATTATCTCCGCTTCCTGA